The segment GATCTACTGACTTTGTTCGCCAGGACAATCAGTGCAACCGTTATTTCTGATTGAGGAAGATGTCATTAATTCCTGATTCATGGGTTGATACTGACGGTCAGCGGTTAGAGTTCCAAAGTAACCCTCCCCTGCACTTTGGTAACTGAATAGATGGAAACTGTGATGCAGCCTTGGTATCTGTTCCTGCTCACCATGGTTGGTTGTATGACTCGTGAACAGCAACTGGCGATTGAATACCTGCAGACGGAGAATAACATCCTCCGGGATAAGATTGGCAATAAACGGGTCCTGCTGGACGATAATGAGCGTCGTCGCTTGGCAGTCAAAGGAAAACAGCTCGGTCGAAAGTTATTGAGTGAACTCGAGGCCATCTTCACTCCTGATACCATCCTCCGCTGGCACCGGGAGTTGATTGCCAGGAAATGGGACTACTCTTCGAAGAAGAAACGTGTTGGTCGACCTCGTATTCGACAGGAGATCGTCGAACAGATCCCGTATCGTAAAAAAACTCAGCCGAACTCGAAACACTGCAAATCAAGGGGTCTGTGAGACACTGACGCCATGAATTCTCAGACGAGTTGGCAACAACGCCTTTCGCTACAATCAGCACAACTGTCGTATCCGGTCATGAAGACTGACGACGATATCCGATCATCGAGTGCTACGGCCCAGAGAATGGCTATAGTTCCAAAGTAACCCTCCCCTGCACTTTGGTAACTGATTTGATGGAATTACAGATGCAGTTTTGGTACCTGTTCCTGCTCACCATGGTCGGCTGTATGACTCGTGAACAGCAACACGTGATTGACTACCTGCAGACCGAAAATAGCATCCTCCGGAAAAAGATTGGCAAGAAACGGGTCCTGTTGAACGATAACGAGCGTCGTCGCCTGGCGGTCAAAGGGAAAATGCTGGGCCGGAAGTTGCTAAGTGAACTCGGCGCGATCTTCACCCCCGTACCGTAAAAAAACTCAGCCGAACTCAAAACACTGCAAATCAAGGGGTCTGTGAGACGCTGACGCCATGAATTCTCAGACGAGTTGGCAACAACGCTCGCCGCTACATTCAGTACAACCGTTGCCTCCTGTCGTGGAGACTGTCAGCGATACACGTTTCGCGAGTGCTACGGCTCAGAGAATGGCTATAGTTCCAAAGTAACCCTCCCCTTCACTTTGGTAACTGATTAGATGGAATATGTGATGCAGCCCTGGCACCTGCTCGTCTACGCTCTTTCAAGTTGGGTGAATCGTGAACAGCAACTGGCGATTGAATACCTCAAGACTGAAAATAGCATCCTCCGGGAAAAGGTCGGCAAGAAACGGATCCTACTGAACGATAACGAGCGTCGTCGCCTGGCAGTCAAAGAAAAGCAGCTTGGTCGGAAGTTGCTAAGTGAACTCGGCGCGATCTTCACTCCCGATACCATCCTCCGTTGGCACCGGGAGTTGATTGCCCGGAAATGGGACTACTCGTCGGAGAAGAAACAAGTTGGCCGGCCACGTGTTCGACAGGAGATCGTCGAACTGATTCTGCGGTTCGCGAAAGAGAATCCCACGTGGGGAGCTGATCGAATTCAGGGTGCTTTGTCCAATGTTGGTTTTCACATCACCGATACGACTGTCAGAAATGTGCTGAAGGCCAATGGTATCGAGCCTGCTCCCGATCGCCCTGCTTCAATATCCTGGGAGACGTTTCTCAGAGCTCATTGGGAGACCATCTTCGTCGTCGATTTCACCACGGTAGAAGTCTGGACGAAGACCGGTCTAACGACGTTCTACGTCATGGTGGTGATGGAGCTGAAGTCCCGTAAAGTCGAGATCGCAGGCATAACTACCAACCCGAATAAACAATGGGTAACTCAAGTTGGACGGGACCTGACGGGAAGTGATGGCTTCCTCGAAAACGCGACGCATTTGATTCTTGATCGTGATACCTGTTTTCAACCACTGCGTTCTTTCCTGAAAGAACAGACTGAAATCGAACCGGTGCTGCTTCCGCCGAAAAGTCCCAACATGAATGCGTATCTCGAACGATTCATGAAAAGTCTGAAATCGGAATGCCTGAACAAGATGATCTTCTTCGGTCAGCACTCACTCGAACGAGCGCTGAAAGAATACGTCGCTCACTACCATTCCGAACGAAATCACCAAGGGCTCGATAATCAGCTGATTGAACCTGGTGAACACGTTGGATGCGTCGCCGGTAAGATCGAATGCCGAGAACGGCTCGGCGGTCTGCTCAAGTATTACTATCGCGACACTGAGTGAAACCGCTTCGCTCACAGACCTTAATTCTTGCATCAATCCGCGCTACCGCTGCGCTCGGAAGGTCACTTTTGCGTCGAATCCGATCACAATCCTCAGGTCGCGAAACGAATCTCGTTCGAAATACGGCGTTCGTCTGGAACATAACCACTTGGAATTACTCGTTTTCAACGTCGGCTAAAATTTTTACGATACGCCCTTTGCTTATTCTGTGCTTAATAGTTCCTGCTTTTTTGAGGTGTAGTGTTCTCTTTTTTGCGTATTGTAAATGTCATCACCCTGATATCGTTTGATCAACATGTTAATTTCTTTGAGCAGCGTATTTTTTAACTCGGATGGAGGAGGTTTCTCATTTGTAGGGATGATTTTCGTATAACCTGATGAATCATAAAAAAAAGACAGACTCACCCACCCAGGGTCATCTTTGAGAGTGTCGTTTTTTGAAAAAGCGTATTTCATTTGTGGAGCCATACCAGCCGGATACCCTTTTTTATAGGTAGCAGTAACGATTTTCTGTATCGGAGTGTTACAGTAATAAATATCAACTCTCTTTGAGAGGTGTTCGGGTGGCCAATTCGGAATATCATTGAGAGTGTCAGGTAAGATTCCATGTGAGTTTCTGTAATTGATAATCTCCTGAACGACAGTGCTCATATCCTGGTAGATATTCTTCTTTTCTACCAAAGAGACACACCCTTTGATGAATGTGGTAATTGCTATTGGGAAAGCAAGAATCAAAAGAACAATTATGCTATTTCGAGAATATTTCATTGGGAGACACTTATAATTGTGTGTTAATTATCAATCAGATAGCCCAACATAAACTTTAATTTATTCCGAAGGTAAACGTCGGAGTACAACATATTATTGTGGGTAGCCCTCAGTATCTGCTCTTCTAGTGGTTCCCCTTTCAGGTGATTCCAGTTAACATTTCTACCGTTTAAGTTTCCGTTTAAGGCTCCTAAAACGGTCCAGCCGTAATCAGCAAACGCGGTCTTACCTGTGATAGTTTCAAATGGAGTATCAAATAGAAATGCTGGACTTGAGATAAGTTTGTAAAATACTACCAGCCCTAAAGTTGAATACCAGTTTGTGCTAATCGGATATATATTGTCTTCGTAAGCTAATCGATTGGCCATTCCCCAAAGTGTGTAGTTCACCTCAGCAACAGGGTATACGGCGCTCCGGAAAGACATCGTGTATTTCAAGTATTTATGATCTTGAGTAACAGGATCTTGCGACCACTCTGCTTTTCTCTCACCTAACATATCCTTGATGTCCCAGGCAGAAACAACGATACTACTGTAATGCATGTTGAATAATGCATTTTTTTTAGTTTGAAGGTTTGTTTGATTCCATTCATTGAGTACATTTTGCACAAGGCCGACCATTAGATTATCTCCTTCATACCCTCCCGTGCCTCTGTAGTAATTTTTTTGCATTCTTGCAGAATATTCTCCAAGAAGGGAGACTGCTATCCAACCATCTACAACTGCATTTCCGATAAGAAAACCATTTATGCCACCTAATATTCCTGCTACGGCTCCGGCTCCAAGTGATAGTCCCTGAGAAATACCAAATAACAGTCCCTGTACATAGAAGCTCCGGGTTTTCGCGTTATCATTTCCCATCATGTGGGACCTTAAAATGTTTTCGACTCCAATAGAAAGAGACGTAATAGCGGTAAAAGCTTTAAATACAGCGAATATAGCAACGTAAGAATTCCCGCTTGGATCAACCCCATTCACGGGATCACCGTGCGTATACAGATACTTGTGCAAACTCTGCGGATCTTTCAAATTACCGTAGAATGGATCCAGGCGGTTAAATCGCCCCGTAGCGGCATCGTAGAAGCGGGCGCGGAGGTATTGTTGTTGGATTCGATTATCAAACCATTCACCCGAGTAAAGAATATTTGTCAGCGAGGTTGATGGATCAAAACCGAGAGCCTGACCGTAGGCATCGTAGCGGAAGATTTGCAGGACGCTATTGTAAACGGAAATGGCCCCCAGAAAATCGGTCAGAATACGGGTGCTACCATGACCGCCATACAGAAATGTGGCATGCAGTCCATTCGAGTTGAGTGAATCAAAGGTAACCTGGTTAATTAAATCCAAACCAAGTGTAAAAATTGTGCGTTCCGTTTCCGTCTGAACGAGATTATCGTAAGTTACTTCTTCCAGAACCTGGGAATAACCGGTCGGGTTATAGGGATCATTCAAATAAGTTGTCATTTCGTCGACTTCGAGCGTGCTGTCATTACCTTCATCGACTGTGTGATGAGAGGAAACCCTGATGCCTTTGACATCGTATTCGTACTCGGTTACCTCCTGCTTACTGACCACACCACTCGTGTAGGTGTCGATGGTCACCTTGCTCAATCGACCTTGCAGATTGAATTCGCTAGTGGTATTGCTGATCACTTCATCGGCATATGTTGCTTTGACTTCTTTACCAGTTAGTTGCGTACCTGTATAGCTATAGGTGGCGGTTGTGTCATCTGTTTCCAGATTCACACCATCGTCAACGAGCCCGATCACCGTTGATTCTGTCAATAATTGATCGGCGTTGTTGTAAGTGTATGTTGTCATCTCGTCGATATCCGAATCGAGATCAATATCAACCTGTTTCTTCAGTCGATTTCCGACCAGATCGTAGGTGTAATTTGCTTCAAAGTCGAGAGTGTTGTCATAGCTGTCCAGTGTTTCTGTTACTAGACGCCCTGAATTGTCGTAAGCCCAGGTAAATGTATCAACGTAAGGTGTCCCATTTTCCCAATGGGTTTCGATAGTACCTGTTTTTCTTCCATCTGCCTGAACTGTATATGCATACTGGGAGAGTTTGTCGTTATCACTCAAATCGTTCGGTGTGCTGTCCGGAGCGTAATGGATTAACAAATCCAACCGGTACAAGTCGTCGTATTCATACGTGGTAACAACCCCATTGGCCTGGTCGATTCTCACCAAATTTCCAATAGCATCATAAGAATATGTGGTTGTTTCTGGAGTGCTCAACACAACATCGTTTCGTTCATAAACGGTAACTGCTTCCAAACGGTTCAGTTCGTCATAGGTATAACGGGTATCATTGGTCATACTTACTGCAGGATCTCCCGTTGTTACCCGGTCAATCAAATGTGTTAAATCGTCGTATTCATAGTTAAGAGTACCTTCCAGAGTTGATATCTGAATCAACTGGCTGTCGGCATCTCGGACATAGGAAGTGGTCCCCCGGTCGTCGATGATGCTGGTGATATTTTTCTGGTCATCGTAGGTATACATAACTGTTTCATCTGGATCGTCAACAGCAGGATTACTCCCTGGAAGATAATATTTTATTTCTTCCAGCAAATCGTTATCCGTAAAGAGATAATCAACAATATTTCCTTCAAAATCAATCATCTGGTCCTGGCGACCAATGGAATCATACGACGTTGATTCCGTTTCTGTAGATGGAAGTGTGCGGGTCAATTGCTGCCCCAGATCATTGAAGGTAAAGACCGTCTCCCGGCTGTCATCCCCAGTGACCCCGTCGTGATCGTAATAAACTGTGGAGCCGATTTGTACGATGTTATCACGGATGACGGTTCTGTTTCCATATGAGTCGTACTCGTATTCATAACGGGGACGAACCATCTGGCTGGTAATGGGGTGAGTAACTTCAGGTAAAATTACAGCAGTTAAATTTCCATCCTCATCATATTCATAATCTCTGGTGAGGCCGAGAACATTCGTTTCCGATATGACACGTCCCTGGTTGTCATAGTTTGTAGAGATTGTGAGATCATCAGCTTCCAGGTTGATTTCATCATCAATCTCTCCAACAACCATTGTCTGTGAAATCTGTTGCCCGTACCGTAAAAAAACTCAGCCGAACTCAAAACACTGCAATTCTAGGGTCTGCGAGACACCAACGGCCTTGATTTTCAGACGAGTTGGCAACAACTCTCGCCGCTACATTCAGTACAACCGTTGCCTCCGGTCGTGAAGACTGGCAGCGATACACGTTTCGCGAGTGCTAGGGCTCAGAGAATGGCTATAGTTCCAAAGTCACCCTCCCCTGTACTTTGGTAACTGATTTGATGGAATTACAGATGCAGTCCTGGTACCTGTTCCTGCTCACCATGGTTGGTTGTATGACTCGTGAACAACAACACGTGATCGACTACCTGCAGACGGAGAATAACATCCTCCGGAATAAGATTGGCAAGAAACGGATCCTGCTGAACGATAACGAGCGTCGTCGCCTGGCGGTCAAAGGAAAGCAGCTTGGCCGGAAGTTACTAAGTGAACTCGAGGCCATCTTCACTCCTGATACCATCCTCCGTTGGCATCGGCAGTTGATCGCCCGGAAATGGGACTACTCGTCGAAGAAGAAACAAGTTGGCCGGCCACGTGTTCGACAGGAGATCGTCGAACAGATTCTGAGGTTCGCGAAAGAGAATCCAACGTGGGGAGCTGATCGAATCCAGGGTGCTCTGGCGAATGTTGGGGTTCACATCACCGACACGACCATCAGAAATGTCTTGAAGGCGAACGGAATCGAACCTGCACCTGACCGCCCTGCCTCGATGTCCTGGCAGACGTTTCTCAAAGCTCATTGGGAGACCATCTTCGCTGTCGACTTCACCTCGGTAGAAGTCTGGACGAAGACAGGTCTGACGACTTTTTACGTCATGGTGGTGATGGAACTGAAATCAAGGCAAGTCGAGACCGCAGGCATCACAACGAATCCCAACACACAATGGGTAACTCAAGTTGGACGTAACCTGACGGGCGACGATGGCTTCCTGGAAAGCGCGTCCCATCTGATTCTTGATCGCGATACTTGTTTCCAGCCGCTGCGATCTTTTCTGAAGAACCAGACTGAAATCGAACCGGTGCTACTTCCGCCGAAAAGTCCCAACATGAATGCGTATCTCGAACGATTCATGAGAAGTCTGAAATCGGAATGCCTGAACAAGATGATCTTCTTCGGCCAGCATTCTCTCGAAAGAGCATTGCGGGAATACGTTGCTCACTACCATTCTGAACGAAACCATCAGGGACTGGACAACCAGTTGATTGATCCTGATGAAGAAATTGGATGCGTCGCCGGCAAGATCGAATGCAGAGAACGTCTCGGTGGGCTGCTCAAGTATTACTATCGCGACGCAGCTTGAATCAGCCTCGAGTAGATGTCGGTCCTCGTGTTGTGATTTCCCGCTACCGTCGCGCTCGGAAGGTTATTTTCGCATTGAATCTGACAATCAGCTTCGAGCAGCGAAACGAATCTCGTCCGAAAACCATCGCTCATCAGCAACATAACTACTTGAAATCACTTTTTTTCAACGTCGGCTGAATATGTTTACGATACGGGCAGGTCAGTTTTCTAAAGGACCAGACTGAAATTGAACCGGTGCTGCTTCCGCCGAAGAGTCCGAACATGAATGCGTATCTCGAACGATTCATGAGAAGTCTGAAATCCGAATGCCTGAACAAGATGATCTTCTTCGGTCAGCACTCACTCGAACGAGCGCTGAAAGAATACGTCGCTCACTACCATTTTGAAAGGAACCATCAGGGCCTCGGTAATCAGTTGATTGATCCTGGTGAAGAAGTCGGAAGCATCGCAGGTAAGGTTGAATGCCGCGAACATCTCGGTGGGCTGCTCAAGTATTACTATCGCGACGCAGCTTGAATCAGCCTCGAATAGATGTCGGTCCTCGTGTTATGATCCCGCGCTACCGCTGCGCTCGGAAGGTTATTTTCGCATTGAATCTGACAATCAGCTTCGAGCAGTGAAACGAATCTCGTCCGAAAACCATCGCTCATCAGCAACATAACTACTTGGAATCACTCATTTTCACCGTCGGCTGAATAAATTTACGATACGGCCACACCCAATCACCCCTTCTGGTCGGAGGATCGTAGGGAGTTTGTGCGAGCGGATGAATTGAATGAGGGTGAGACAGTAGCCACGCTGAATGGCACGTCGTATGTGGAATCAATTAAGTCACGTGAGGAGCAACACACCGTTTATAATATTGAGGTCCAGGTTGACCACGTGTACCATGTGGGATCTGGTGGCGTGTTGGTACACAATGCATGTGGTGAACGACTACTTACTAAACATTTCCGATATGCTGAAGATGTTGGCATGGGAAATGTGAGGAAATTATCGGATGGAAGAATTCGTTATTACGGTAGAACTA is part of the Polystyrenella longa genome and harbors:
- a CDS encoding Hint domain-containing protein → MYDTATPNHPFWSEDRREFVRADELNEGETVATLNGTSYVESIKSREEQHTVYNIEVQVDHVYHVGSGGVLVHNACGERLLTKHFRYAEDVGMGNVRKLSDGRIRYYGRTKPANTPGRIAGTRKVNEINPKNNQSRTWMESVDHQGRVRVIRPETGGAKVHYMFDELGEYIGTY
- a CDS encoding integrase core domain-containing protein, encoding MQPWHLLVYALSSWVNREQQLAIEYLKTENSILREKVGKKRILLNDNERRRLAVKEKQLGRKLLSELGAIFTPDTILRWHRELIARKWDYSSEKKQVGRPRVRQEIVELILRFAKENPTWGADRIQGALSNVGFHITDTTVRNVLKANGIEPAPDRPASISWETFLRAHWETIFVVDFTTVEVWTKTGLTTFYVMVVMELKSRKVEIAGITTNPNKQWVTQVGRDLTGSDGFLENATHLILDRDTCFQPLRSFLKEQTEIEPVLLPPKSPNMNAYLERFMKSLKSECLNKMIFFGQHSLERALKEYVAHYHSERNHQGLDNQLIEPGEHVGCVAGKIECRERLGGLLKYYYRDTE
- a CDS encoding RHS repeat domain-containing protein, translating into MVVGEIDDEINLEADDLTISTNYDNQGRVISETNVLGLTRDYEYDEDGNLTAVILPEVTHPITSQMVRPRYEYEYDSYGNRTVIRDNIVQIGSTVYYDHDGVTGDDSRETVFTFNDLGQQLTRTLPSTETESTSYDSIGRQDQMIDFEGNIVDYLFTDNDLLEEIKYYLPGSNPAVDDPDETVMYTYDDQKNITSIIDDRGTTSYVRDADSQLIQISTLEGTLNYEYDDLTHLIDRVTTGDPAVSMTNDTRYTYDELNRLEAVTVYERNDVVLSTPETTTYSYDAIGNLVRIDQANGVVTTYEYDDLYRLDLLIHYAPDSTPNDLSDNDKLSQYAYTVQADGRKTGTIETHWENGTPYVDTFTWAYDNSGRLVTETLDSYDNTLDFEANYTYDLVGNRLKKQVDIDLDSDIDEMTTYTYNNADQLLTESTVIGLVDDGVNLETDDTTATYSYTGTQLTGKEVKATYADEVISNTTSEFNLQGRLSKVTIDTYTSGVVSKQEVTEYEYDVKGIRVSSHHTVDEGNDSTLEVDEMTTYLNDPYNPTGYSQVLEEVTYDNLVQTETERTIFTLGLDLINQVTFDSLNSNGLHATFLYGGHGSTRILTDFLGAISVYNSVLQIFRYDAYGQALGFDPSTSLTNILYSGEWFDNRIQQQYLRARFYDAATGRFNRLDPFYGNLKDPQSLHKYLYTHGDPVNGVDPSGNSYVAIFAVFKAFTAITSLSIGVENILRSHMMGNDNAKTRSFYVQGLLFGISQGLSLGAGAVAGILGGINGFLIGNAVVDGWIAVSLLGEYSARMQKNYYRGTGGYEGDNLMVGLVQNVLNEWNQTNLQTKKNALFNMHYSSIVVSAWDIKDMLGERKAEWSQDPVTQDHKYLKYTMSFRSAVYPVAEVNYTLWGMANRLAYEDNIYPISTNWYSTLGLVVFYKLISSPAFLFDTPFETITGKTAFADYGWTVLGALNGNLNGRNVNWNHLKGEPLEEQILRATHNNMLYSDVYLRNKLKFMLGYLIDN
- a CDS encoding transposase — translated: MLLPPKSPNMNAYLERFMRSLKSECLNKMIFFGQHSLERALKEYVAHYHFERNHQGLGNQLIDPGEEVGSIAGKVECREHLGGLLKYYYRDAA
- a CDS encoding integrase core domain-containing protein; the encoded protein is MQSWYLFLLTMVGCMTREQQHVIDYLQTENNILRNKIGKKRILLNDNERRRLAVKGKQLGRKLLSELEAIFTPDTILRWHRQLIARKWDYSSKKKQVGRPRVRQEIVEQILRFAKENPTWGADRIQGALANVGVHITDTTIRNVLKANGIEPAPDRPASMSWQTFLKAHWETIFAVDFTSVEVWTKTGLTTFYVMVVMELKSRQVETAGITTNPNTQWVTQVGRNLTGDDGFLESASHLILDRDTCFQPLRSFLKNQTEIEPVLLPPKSPNMNAYLERFMRSLKSECLNKMIFFGQHSLERALREYVAHYHSERNHQGLDNQLIDPDEEIGCVAGKIECRERLGGLLKYYYRDAA